The sequence TCACGATAAACGTTTTCCCACAGGTGTTGCAAGaatatggcttctcaccagtgtgacGCCTCATGTGGACTTTCAAATCACTACTACTAACAAATCTTCTCCGACATATTTTACAAGAATATGGCTTCTCACCTGTGTGAGTTCTCATGTGGATTTTCAAATCACAAATAcgaacaaaacatttctgaCATATTTTGCAGGAATACGGCTTTTCGCCTGTGTGTAATCTCCTATGCTCCCTTAATGCTGAAATGTGGTTAAAGCTTTTCCCACAGATTTCACAGGAAAATGGCTTCTCACCTGTATGGGTTCTCATGTGGACTTTCAAGTTGCCACTACGTACAAAACATTTGCGACATATTTGACAAGTATAtggcttctctcctgtgtgaGTTCTCATGTGGACTTTCAAATCACTACTACTTACAAAGCATTTTTGACATGTTTTGCAAATATAcggcttctctcctgtgtgaCTCCTCATATGGACTTTCAAGACGCCAGTGCGTACAAAACTTTTGCGACATATTTTGCAAGAATATGGCTTCTCACCTGTGTGAGTTGTCATATGTCTTTTTAATGTGGACATTGTACTGAATGTTCTTCCacatattttacataaaaatggCTTCTCACCTGTGTGGATTCTCAGATGAATTGCTAAGTGACTCTCATACACAAAAGCTTTTCCACAAGTGTCACATTTGAAAGACTTTGTTTGAGTATTAGAGTCAATCTCTGATATGGGATAGGTGAAAACATTGTTATTGTGACTCCAGTGTTCATAAATACGATCCTGAGGCTGTGGcacttcatttcctgttgaTTCTGAATCCATATGCTTTCTTCTGTTATGATCTTGGCTCTCAGCTACAGGAGAGttgtgagagaggagctggtgctCACCATCTGGTTCTCTTTGGTCACTTTCCTCACAATGAGGAGTCAACATGCAGGTTTCAGTCTCCTGCTTCAGTACAaactgctctccctcctgactggtgcacatttcctcctgttcctctttaatctgtggaggttcttgttcctctttgtccagactggagctcctctcctggtgacagagctgctggtcagtgagaacctcctcctccttacagACATGCTGCTGTGGGAGCTCTGGAAGAACAAAGACACCAGAGATAAGTAATAGCAACAATAGTCAACTTAATACCTTCAAATAGGAACTTTAAAATTAAGTTGATGGTTCAGTGACTTAGAAAAGGGATACTGGAGTCTCTTCATGACTCCCATCTTCACCCTTAATGGTCGTTCTTGATCTGTGTAACTTTAGGGAGCGAGTCTTATCTCTGACTATGAGAAATGCTGAACTGTTAATCAGttaaattattgaaaacaaGGGTTTATCTCCAATAATCagggaccttttttttttatgtaataagAATTCTTAACACagtttggttggtttgttgcaGCCACCGCTCTTCTAGTTCAGGGATCATCGGTAATATCCACGGTTCTGTTTCAGTTTAGTGAATGGGATCACACAGTAAGTGATTCACTCAACACAGTGAAAGACTTTGGTTTTACTCCACATGAAAACCACTTTATCACACGGACACCGTCCCGACAACATAACTTAACATacgtggctgcagggggcgctgtaaaaATAAGATGCACCTTTATTTATCCTCCTTAGAGGATATTCACAAAATGACCCAGCGGGATGAGAAAGTAGACACGAAGGGGGAAATATAGTAAGAATAAAAGTATGAATAATAATAGATATATGAATTacgaaaaaactgaaataatgcTTTATGGAAATCAAGTTGTGGTCATGTGCTATTTGTCCATTCTTTGTAATATACTGAGTGCAAACCCTGCAGCAGTTCTTCCCTGAGATATAATTTTCAGTGTTAGACAGTAGGAGCTGTGGCTGAACCTGAGTGGCCTCCGTTCAGGACAGGGTTGTCCATAATGGTTTAGTTTTTACTGTCATCCTCTTCTCACTTACTGTTCATTGCTAAGGGGACATTATGTCAGGAAAATTTAGATGATAGAAAAACGGCAGTGAGTTTCAGATTGGACGGTTAAAGGGAAAGTTAGATTGCTATTTTTTGGTACCAAATATAGTCATTTTAATACTTGTGAAAACTTTGGTCGATGTTATGAGAGCAACAATAAAGGAGCATTCAtcttaaaaatgtattgatgTTGACCTTCATTCAACAAATTAGTATAAAACCAATGGTTGCTCATTTGGACTTGTTCTAATATGGTTTAGATTTGAAATCTGTTTTATTGCATTTTCGAGAATAGAGTGGAGATTTCACAAACTTGAAACAGTAATAAAAAGCTACTGGAGTCAATTTGTTCATCGAGTCGCGGTTTAACGGTCTGTTGTTATGTATGAGtggagaaaacagagagaaacaagtgGAATACTCTGGTTGTACTGACCGATTCTGTGTTCTTCCATGTCAGGTTTAGAACCGGTCTCCAGCAGTCTGCGCTGACGATCGACCTCTTCTTCGTACTGGACGATGTTTTCTACAGACTGTGAATATCTCCTCAGTAGCAGCTGTTAGTCTCTGAAATACTGAACCGAAGAAGTCACTGCTGCGTCCGCTACTTGAATATTTAACCGAGAAACGACCACACTACCGTCTTACAGCTAACTGCTAACATGCACCTTGCTAACGCTGCAAGCACTGTCTGTTTACTTCCGGTGCACTGTCAACTTCCGgaagaaaaacattatttgttcttttattgaacaacaacaatataataataataaatataacaattattAAGTATTTTCTTGATCATTAATATACATTCTATGGAAACTTTCAACACATATGATCGTATCTTTACCCAGAGGTGTTGCAGTGAAAGGAATTCTCACCAGTGTGAACTCTTCTCATCTTCACCGTTAGTTATTCACTAAGAGCTCCATCATGTGTTCTGCTGTGTGAATCTTCTCTCACAGATATTGCAGGAAAACagcttctcaccagtgtgagTTCTCATGTGGAGTTTTAAAAAACTACGACTTACTAAACTTAGAAAAATCCCACATTGTAAAGAATATAGCCAACTTTGATGAGTCAGCTTAATCTTCACATCTCAAATGTTTATAGTGCCCCCTTTCTGACAGATGTGGGAACCTGCGTCTGAAGATTCACGTCAACGTTGGAATTTACAATAAGATTTTATTAGTTGTAATACATCTAATCGGGGACATCATTCTGAGGAACCAGCATTGAAAGAAATATTCTAGTTAGAAAAATACAAGTTTATTATGTGGCACATTTCATAGAGCCACTAGAGCTACTACATGAGTTGTGCTTATGTACAAATTCCATTGTGTATTAACTCTATACCTCTCCCACAGATAATGCAGGTGTACGGCTTCTGACATGTGAGGCATCATCTGGACTTTCAAGATCCCACTACTTCCAAAACAATTCATAATTGTTTCGCAAGATTGTGACTTCTCAAATGTGAGTTCTAATGTGGACTTTCAAATGATCACTACGTCCAAAACTTTTCCCACATGTTTTGCAAGaatatggcttctcaccagtgtgaaccCTCATATGGATTATCAATTTGCTACTTCTTACAAAATTTCTCTGACATATTTTGCACGAAAATGGCTTATCAACTGTGTGAGTTCTCAGGTGCATTTTCAAATCCCAACTCCTTACAAAACCTTTATGACATATTTCACAGGTTAatggcttctcaccagtgtgaattTTCATGTGGACTTTCAAATTACATTTCCTTACAAAACGTTTTGTACATGTTTGACAAGaatatggcttctcaccagtgtgagTTCTAATGTGAACTTTCAATTCATCAAAACGTCCAAACCTTTTCCCACATGTTTGGCAAGaatatggcttctcaccagtgtgaagTCTCATGTGGACTTTCAAATTACCACTCCTGACAAATCCTTTCTGACATATTTTGCATAAATAAGGTTttccacctgtgtgtgttctcagatgAATCTTCAGTTTATACTTGCACACATACGTTTTTCTACAAGTGTCACATTTAAAAGACTTTTTACCTGTTTGAGTATAAGAGTTAATCTCTGATTTGGGAGAGTTGTCCACATTGCTACTGTGACTCCTGTTTTCATGAAAACTCTTCTGTGGATTTGattcttcatttcctgttgatTCTGAATCcatatgttttcttctgttctgaTCTTGGCTCTCAGCTACAGGAGAGttgtgagagaggagctggtgctCTCCCTCTGGTTCTCTGTGGTCACTTTCCTCACCATGAGGAGTCAAGATGCAGGTTTCAGTCTCCTGCTTCAGTAcaagctgctctccctcctgactTGTGCAcatttcctcctgttcctctttaatctgtggaggttctggttCCTCTTGGTTCAGACTGGAGCTCCTCTCCTGGGgacagagctgctggtcagtgagaacctcctcctccttacagGCATGCTgctgtgggagctctggaggaacaaagagacacaagacagagGTTACAACTGTGAtgttaaaataaagacaatttagTTTCAGATTTGAAAATTACTGtgaaagaaaaggaacaatactAACTGCTCCTCCGGGTTAGGCACCACATATTGTTGTGTGAGGGTTTACTGTGTAAATCATTTATGTTGCGGAAATCAACTTTTAATTTTATGAATACCATTTTATTTATGAGAGCAACAAAATAAAGTAACACACAGTGCTTTCTCCATCCAGActacaaacacagcaaacacagagaaacaagtcCAACGTCAGCCACACTCTGGTTGTACTGACCGATCCTGTGCAGCTTTATTTCAGGTTTCAAAACGGTCTCCAGCAGTCTGCGCTGACGATCCACCTCTTCTTCGTACTGGACGATGGTTTTTCCAAAGACCatgaatatctcctcagcagcagctgttaGTCGCTCGCTGATGAACTCTCTCAAATACTGAACCGAAGACATCACTGCTCCGTCCACTACCTGAATATTTACCCGAGACACGACCACACTACCGTCTTCCAGCTAACTGCTAACATGCACCTAGCTAATGCTGCTAGCGCTGTCTGTTTACTTCCGGTGCATTGTCAACTTCCGGAAGagaaacattattttttattttattgaacgacaacaacaataataataattataatgataacAATGATTAAGTATTTTCTTGatcaaaaatatacattttaaggtTAGGCTCAACTTGTATGATTTCCAAATGTGTCAAAGAAAAGTATCTTTACCCAGAGGTGTTGCAGTGAAAGGAATTCTCACCAGTGTGAACTCTTCTCATCTGCCCTATTAGTTATTCACTAAGAGCTTTCTCATGTGTTCTGCTGTGTGAATCTTCTCCCACAGATATCGCAGGAGAACAGCTTCTCAGCAGTGTGAGTTCTCATGTGGAGTTTTAAATAACTTCAACTTACTACCTTACAAAAATCCAAAATGGTCAAGAATATGGCCAACTTTGAGGGGTCAgctttcaagattcaagattcaagatccaagagattcaagatttgtattgtcaaatgcacaacaataacattaagcagtcgctggcagtgaaatgcttgagtctcaggctctcttctagcaatgctcaagcaattacaacctataaaatgaaattgaaatagtataaaacagaataaaatagaatatcaaaacttaaaatagaaaataaagtatatatatataaacagctgaggagaaaataaaacaacaatagtgcaaatatgtcacggagaggagtttaaaagtcttatggcctgggggatgaaactgtctctgagcctggtggtgcgggcccggatgctgcggtaccgtcggccagacagcaaaaatgtttatggctggggtgaaaggggtctttaataatccggctgctcttcttcctgcaccgctgggtgtagaggtcctctatggatggtagcgccgtcctagtgatgtgctgggcggacttcaccaccctctgtaaagccttatGGTTCAGGGCGGtacagctgccataccaggcggtgatgcagccagtcaggatgctctctatggtgcacctgtagaagttgcagagaatcctgaaGTCCATGATAGCTTTATGTTaacattaaaaatgtttatagTGCCCCCTTTCTGACAGATGTGGGAACCTGCTTGTGTACATTCACAGCAATGTTGGAATTTACAATGAGATTTTATTAGTTGTAATACATCCAATCGTAAACATCAGTCTGAGGAACCAGCATTAAAAGAAATATTCTAGTTAATAAAATACAAGTTTCTTAATGTGGTACATTTCATAGAGCCAATACTTATACTACATCAGTTTGTTTCACATTGGAAGGCAAAATATGGCGATCATTTGGATGTAATGAAAACTTCTCTAACATAAatttaaaagacaaattcaTCTTGTATGATTTCCaaatatgtaatataatatcTTTACCTCATAGTGTGATAGAATTTCAACTAGTTCAAAAACATTTCATAA comes from Pleuronectes platessa chromosome 17, fPlePla1.1, whole genome shotgun sequence and encodes:
- the LOC128460321 gene encoding zinc finger protein 112, which produces MSSVQYLREFISERLTAAAEEIFMVFGKTIVQYEEEVDRQRRLLETVLKPEIKLHRIELPQQHACKEEEVLTDQQLCPQERSSSLNQEEPEPPQIKEEQEEMCTSQEGEQLVLKQETETCILTPHGEESDHREPEGEHQLLSHNSPVAESQDQNRRKHMDSESTGNEESNPQKSFHENRSHSSNVDNSPKSEINSYTQTGKKSFKCDTCRKTYVCKYKLKIHLRTHTGGKPYLCKICQKGFVRSGNLKVHMRLHTGEKPYSCQTCGKRFGRFDELKVHIRTHTGEKPYSCQTCTKRFVRKCNLKVHMKIHTGEKPLTCEICHKGFVRSWDLKMHLRTHTVDKPFSCKICQRNFVRSSKLIIHMRVHTGEKPYSCKTCGKSFGRSDHLKVHIRTHI
- the LOC128460311 gene encoding gastrula zinc finger protein XlCGF57.1, producing the protein MEEHRIELPQQHVCKEEEVLTDQQLCHQERSSSLDKEEQEPPQIKEEQEEMCTSQEGEQFVLKQETETCMLTPHCEESDQREPDGEHQLLSHNSPVAESQDHNRRKHMDSESTGNEVPQPQDRIYEHWSHNNNVFTYPISEIDSNTQTKSFKCDTCGKAFVYESHLAIHLRIHTGEKPFLCKICGRTFSTMSTLKRHMTTHTGEKPYSCKICRKSFVRTGVLKVHMRSHTGEKPYICKTCQKCFVSSSDLKVHMRTHTGEKPYTCQICRKCFVRSGNLKVHMRTHTGEKPFSCEICGKSFNHISALREHRRLHTGEKPYSCKICQKCFVRICDLKIHMRTHTGEKPYSCKICRRRFVSSSDLKVHMRRHTGEKPYSCNTCGKTFIVKSGLKGHMSLHTGEKLHSCQICEKSFVSSSGLKIHMKIHTGEKPYSCNTCGKRFCRSSDMKRHLKIHTT